The genomic segment GCCGTATGGGCGCCATCGTCGAACACGACCCTGCAATTCGCCTTCATCGCTCCGCAGGCGAGCCTCGGCCCCAACCCGACAGCCGGCATCGCGAATAAACGCGAGGCCAATTTCATGCTAACCCAGCAATTCGGAAAACTCACGCTCGCAGCATATTTACTGTGGATTGACTCGCCGGGAGACAAGAACATCGGATTTAGCGGCGACGAGCGCGCGTTTGCAGGCGTCTTGATCGCCAACTATGCGTTCGACGGCGCATGGTCGCTCGGCGCCCGCTATGAATCGCTCGCCAACCGCAGCGGCGTCCTCGATACGGGTGCCAATGCCGACCTGGTTAGCTTTGGACCCGGCAGCACGGCTACCACGATCACGCTAACTCCCGCGTATAAGTCCGGCCATACCACCGTTCGCGGCGAGTACTCGTCCGTTATTCTGGGGACGTTCACGCCGGGTGCGGGCTTTGGTCCCGCCGGAAACGGCGGTTCGCAGTCTCGCTTGGGCATCGAGATCGGAGTGCAGTTCTAATGCTGCTTGAAATCGGCATCATCATCCTATCGATCGTGTGTTTCGCGATCTTCGAGTACTACACGTACGGCTTAGAAAAGGTCTAGTCATGCAGTTCGACGATGTGCTCGGGCTGGTGCTCGCGCTCGCCGCCTTGGCCTATCTTATCTACGCGATGCTGCGTCCGGAGAAATTTTGAAATGACCGTCGTCGGATGGATGCAGGCGATCGTGCTGTTTCTCGTCGTTCTCGTGCTGACGAAGCCGCTCGGTCTCTACATGGCCAAGGTGTTCATGGGCGAGCAGACGTGGTTGTCGCCCGCGTTCGTGCCCGTCGAGCGGCTCTTATATCGCCTGGGCGGCGTCAAAGAAGACGAGGAAATGGCGTGGACGGGATACGTTTTCGCGGTGCTCGCGTTCTCGGCCGTGAGCCTTGCGTATCTCTATATTCTGCTGCGCACGCAACAATGGCTGCCCCTGAATCCGAACCACTTTGGGAGCGTGGCACCCGACTTAGCTTGGAACACCGCCGTCAGCTTCATGACCAACACGAACTGGCAGTTCTACTCAGGCGAGAGCACGATGAGCTTTCTCTCGCAGATGGCGGGGCTCACGTGGCATAACTTCGTTTCTGCCGCCGTGGGAATCGCGCTGGCGATTGCGGTCGTTCGCGGCATTGCGCGTACCGGCGTCAAGACGCTCGGCAATTTTTGGGTCGACCTTACCCGCGCGTGCCTATACGTACTGCTTCCGATCTCGATCGTCGGAACGCTCACACTCGTTTCGCAGGGCGTTCCGCAGAATTTCCACGCAAATGTCGCTATTAAGACGGTCGAAGGGGTAACGCAGTCGATTACCGGTGGGCCGATGGCTTCACAGGAAGCCATCAAAGAGTTGGGCACCAACGGCGGCGGTTTCGTGAACGCGAACTCGTCGTCACCGAACGAGAATCCGACGCCGTTTGCCAATCTGCTTGAAATGTTCCTGATCCTCATCCTAGGCGCGAGCCTCACGTATACGTACGGCAGGATGGTTAAAGACACTCGCCAGGGCTGGGCGATTTTCGCGGCTATGGCGGTGTTGTTCTTTGCGGGATTCTGGGTCTGCTACTCGGCCGAGTCGGCCGGGAACCCGCTGATCCATCAGCTCGGCGTAGTGGGAGGGAACTGGGAAGGGAAGGAAGCTCGCTTTGGTCCCGCCGCCTCCGCGTTGTTCGCCGTGGTCACGACGGCAACGTCGTGTGGTGCGACCAACGCCGTGCACGATTCTCTCACCGCGCTCGGCGGCTTCGTGCCGCTGCTCAACATGCAGCTGGGAGAGATCATCTTCGGCGGGGTCGGTAGCGGCCTCTACAGCATGATCGTCTTCGTGGTCCTAACCGTGTTCATCGCCGGCCTAATGGTGGGGCGCACGCCCGAGCTTCTGGGAAAGAAAATCGAGAGACGCGAAATACAGTTCGCGATTATCGCGGTCTTGGTGACGCCGATTCTCGTGCTGATCCCAACCGCGCTCGCGTCGGTGATCCATGCGGGGACGGCTACCCTGAGCAATGGCGGCCCGCATGGTTTTTCTGAAATCCTCTACGCCTTTACATCGACGAACGCCAACAATGGCAGCGCGTTCGCGGGACTCGGGCCGAATCGTTTCTACAACATCACCACCGGTCTGAATATGATCTTCGGACGATTCGTCGAGGTCATTCCGATTCTCGCGCTTGCGGGCGCTTTGGCGGGCAAGAAAGCGGTCACGGAAGGCGCGGGCACGTTCACCACCTACTCGCCTATCTTTGTCGTTCTCTTGATCGGCACGATCGTCATCGTGGGCGCGCTTACGTTCCTACCGGCCGATGCGCTTGGGCCTATTGTCGAACATCTCCTCGTCCTTCAAGGAAAGACATTTTAACGATGATTGCCCAACGCCGCCTGGATCGCCGGCCCAAGGAGCGGTCGCTGTTTGACCGCGCGATAATCGTGCGCGCGATCGCTGAATCGTTCAAGAAACTCGACCCTCGCTGGATGGCTCGCAATCCAGTCATGTTCGTGGTCGAGGTCAGCGCGCTGGTTACGACCGGTTTTTTCTTCCGGAGTATCGCAACGCATGGCCCTACGGCGGGGTTTGAATTCGCGATTTCCGCATGGCTTTGGTTCACTGCACTCTTCGCGAACTTCGCCGAAGCGGTCGCCGAGGGACGCGGCAAAGCCCAAGCGGAGTCATTGCGACGCACGAAGACGGACACGATGGCCAATCATCTGATCGATGGCGGCCGGATCGTTCAGGTAGCGGCCGATCAGCTTCGAAAAGGGGACACGATTCGCATCGAGACCGGCGAGATCATTGCCGCGGATGGCGACGTGATCCAGGGTGCTGCGACGGTCGACGAGTCGGCGATCACAGGCGAATCGGCCCCGGTTATCCGCGAGTCGGGCGGAGACCGATCGGCGGTCATCGGCGGCACGCGGGTCCTTTCAGACTGGATCGTCGTGCGGGTCACCGCCAATCCGGGCGAGAGCTTCTTGGATCACATGATCGGTTTGGTCGAGGGTGCTCAGCGCCAAAAAACGCCCAACGAGATCGCACTTTCGATCCTGCTCTTCGGCCTGACAATCATCTTTCTGATCGCCGTCGCAACCCTCTTGCCGTTTTCGATCTATGCGGGCGCAAGACAGACCGTTACGGTGCTGATCGCATTGCTCGTATGCTTGGTCCCCACAACGATCGGCGGATTGCTTTCGGCGATCGGCATCGCCGGCATGGATCGCGTCATGCAACGCAACGTGCTTGCGATGAGCGGGCGCGCCGTCGAAGCCGCCGGCGACGTTGACACGCTGCTGCTCGATAAGACCGGAACGATCACGTTTGGAAACCGGCAAGCTGTAGCGATCATCCCCGCGGAAGGGATCGATGTGAAGGACGCGGCGCGCATCGCCTATTGGTCGTCGCTCGCAGACGAGACGCCCGAAGGGCGCTCGATCGTTACGCTCGCGTCGCAGGGCATGTCCGCTGAAGGTGCCGCCCGCATGCCGGAGGGGGCCGCGTTTGTTCCGTTCAGCGCATACACGCGCATGAGCGGTCTCGACCTTGCGGACGGTAGCAAGATCCGAAAGGGTGCTCCCGACTCCGTTTCAGCTTGGATTCGCGAACGAGGCGGCGAGGCACAACCGCAACTCTCCGCCGACGTGGAACGCATTGCCAGCAGCGGCGGAACGCCCTTGCTGCTGGCGCGCAACAACATGCTGCTGGGCGTCATCCATCTCAAAGACATTCTCAAGCCGAATATGAGGGGGCGTTTCGACCGTTTGCGCGCTATGGGCATTCGCACGGTCATGATCACCGGCGACAACCCGCTGACCGCGGCGGCAATCGCCAATGAAGCCGGCGTCGATGATTTTCTGGCTCAGGCAACGCCTGAAACGAAGATGCAGCTCATCGCGCGTGAGCAAGGATCGGGTCGCATGGTCGCGATGACTGGAGACGGAACGAACGATGCCCCAGCGCTTGCGCTAGCGGACGTCGGCGTCGCCATGAATTCCGGGACGCAGGCGGCCAAGGAAGCGGCGAATATGGTGGATCTCGATTCGGACCCCACGAAACTGATAGAGATCGTCGAGATCGGCAAGCAGCTGTTAATGACTCGCGGTGCGCTCACCACGTTCTCGATTGCCAACGACGTTGCGAAGTATTTTGCGATTCTGCCGGCGATGTTCGTCGCCGCCTATCCCGCGATGAGCGCCTTAAACGTGATGCGCCTTTCGACGCCCCAGAGCGCCATCGTTTCGGCGGTCATCTTCAATGCCCTGATCATTGTAGCGTTGATTCCGCTAGCGCTGCGGGGGGTCAAGTACGTCCCTCAAGGCGCGAACGCGGCGCTGCGCCGGAACGTCCTCATTTACGGACTCGGCGGCCTGATCGTACCGTTTATCGGCATTAAGGCGATCGATATGATTCTTGCCGTCCTTCATCTGACATAGGAAGGAACATGATCCGATACTTAGCAACGGCGTTACGCATCACGATTCTTTCGATCGTAATCTTTGGGTTGATCTACCCGTTCGTAATGACCGGGCTTGCCCAGCTCATCTTTCCCAAACAAGCCAACGGATCGCTCGTGGAACGCAAGGGCAAGATCGTCGCTTCGGACCTCGTCGGAGCGCTCTGGACGAGACCGCAGTACTTCCAGGGGCGACCATCGTCGGCCGGCAAAAACGGGTACGATCCGACCTCGACCGGTGGAACGAATCTTGGGCCGAGTTCAAAGAAGCTGATCGATTCGACCAAGGCAACGATCGGTGCGCTGGAAAAAGCGAACCCCGACGCCGCGGGTCCACCTCCCATGGACCTGGTTACCTCGAGCGGCAGCGGGATCGACCCTGACATTAGTCCGGCATCGGCGTACTGGGAGGCACCGCGAGTGGCCGCCGCACGAAAACTTCCACTTATCCGCATAAACGCCCTTATCTCGGCCCACGTGCACGAGCGCGAGCTCGGTTTTCTCGGAGAGCCACACGTGAACGTGACCGAACTAAATCTTGCACTAGATGGGGGCAAATAACTCGGAAGCGGTTAGCGGCTTATCTTCATGGAATATTGGCGGCGTGAGCGCATCGAGGATTACCGGGGTTTGTTATCTGCTGCTCGTTGGCTCATTCGCCGCCGACATGATGACCCCGCAGCTTCTGGTTATCGCGCTCGCCATGAATGGACCGATCGCCCTAAGCAGCATTGCGTTGAGCCCGCGCTTGACGATTCAGCTCACGGGTTTTGCCGAGATAGCCAACGCTCTCGCGGGCTATTTCAACGGCGCGGCGGCGCACTATCAATGGGACTCGATCGCGGTCGCCGACCGGGCGTTGCTGGCTGCGTCGTTTTTTTTGGTCGGCTACATGACGATCCTAACCCAACGATACGCCGCCGAAGCCGGCCGTGCGGGCCTTCGCAAAGCACAAGTACGTGACGAGAAAGCGCTGCGTCGCGCGATCGACCGCGTTCGTACGAGCTTGAGCTCCGGGCTGGTTCGCCGCGCCGTCGTTTTGGAAGCGCGCACGTTATTCGAACCCGGCCAGGTTTTCTTGAGTTCGCGCAATTCCGTTCTCTCAGAGCCGCGACTTTTTCGTCTCGAGAAGGCTTCGGCCGAAGTGGTCGAGAGTAGGGACTCCGTACCACCCGAGGCCGCTTCGCTCATCCAGCGACTGCGCGGCGGCGAGAGCCAACTGCTGGTGAATGCAGGCGACGCCGCTGGGCGCTATTTGCTTGCGCGATTCGACGCCGAATCGCTGATGTGCGCTCGCCTAATCGCGCAGCCGGAAACGTTGCTGTTCGTTCTAGGGGAAAGCGATAAGAAATACGGCGGCGAGCAATTCCGACTCTTTACTGCGTTTGCCGAACAGGCTGCCGCGGCCTTACAACAGTCGTCGCTCTTTGAAACGCTCGGGCGCCAAAACGACGAAATCGTACAGCAGCGTAACCTTTTGGCCGAGCGTAACGAAATTATCCGCGACATCGTCTACGCGATCGCGCATGACTTGCGTACTCCGCTAGTCGCCGCCGGAACGACGATGCGTCAGGCGCTACGCGGTGCTTACGGGCAACTGCCGCCCGAATATAACAAAATTATCGAAGCAACCATTGCGTCGAATGAGGAGCTGCGGAATCTCGCGGAGAGCCTGCTCTTAGTTGCGCGCTACGAGCTCGGCGAAGTCTCCCCATTTGAAGAACAAATCGATATGGTTGATCTCGGCGAGGACGTCATTCGAGAACTGGCGTCGCTCGCGTTTGAAAAACGCATCGAGCTTACCTTTAGCGAATCCGCACGGAAGTCGTCGCTCGTACTTGGCGACGCAAGCGAATTGCGGCGAGCGCTAATAAATCTCATCGCCAACGCCCTCGCGGCGACTCCGGAACGCGGACACGTTTGGGTCGAGGTGGTAAATGACAAACGCAGGTGCTGCGCCGTCACGATTCGGGACGATGGGTACGGCGTCGCGCCGGAACGGCAAGCAACCCTATTCGAACGGTTCGCGGGGACCGAGGCGGGCCGCGGAACGGGGCTGGGGCTCTACATCGTTCGGCGCATCGCCGAACGTCACGGGGGCAGCGTACGGTACGCTCCCGCGGCGGATCGCGGAAGTACTTTCACCATTGAGCTACCGCTATCGAAGACGCCGTGAGCATCCACACGATTGTGGTCGAAGATCACGCGCTCACCCGCGCGGGTATCCGAACGGCCTTGCAGAGCGACACCTGCATCGAGATCGACGGAGAAGCAGTCGATGGTCCGTCGGGCTGGGAACTTGTCCAGCAATGCCGGCCGGATGTTGCGATAGTCGACATCGGAATTCCCGGCTTTGACGGGATCGAATTGACGCATAGAATCCGCAAGGCACTACCGGCAACGCACGTGATCATCGTGACCATGCTCGACGTTGCCGAACAGGTTGTGGCGGCGCTCGCGGCGGGAGCGGACGCCTACTGCCTAAAGAGTTCCGACCCGCAGCGTATCGTTAGCGCCGTTCGTATCGCGCATGAAGGCGGCGCTTACTTCGATCCGCAGATCGCCCACGTGGTGCTCTCGCGCTTCAGTCCAACTAGGCAGACCGGTGACTCTCCCCTGACTGCACGGGAGCTGGACATTTTGAAATTGGCAGCCAACGGTTTAGGCAACGCACAAATTGCGGAGCGGCTCAATATTAGTCTGGGAACCGTAAAGGGGCATATCCGCGATGTCTTGGAGAAGCTCAGTGCAGCGGACCGGACGCAGGCGGCCGTGGTCGCGCTTCGACGGGGGTATATCTAACGGCGCTCTGGAGAAGTCCCGCCGCCGGCGTCGCGCGGAGCGAGGACGAGCAACTCAAGCGCTCCCGCGTCAAGGAGCCGGTGAGCGAATGTCCTGCGCTGCAAAAATCCCGGCGTCCGCAATGTTCCGGCCACGGCGATTGTCGTTTCCGGCACCTTACGAGCGAGAGTCAGGACCGCCTGCGGAACGTTCGCTGCTTCGGCACGAATCCACGTCGCACGCTCGTTGCGCGCCGCTGCGTGCATTTCATCCTCTTTGCGCGCATCCTTCGAGGCGGGTTCGGTGACGAAGGCAACGGCAAGTTCGACCTCGAGTCGCGCGGCGATGCGGCTGCATTGTTTGATGAGCGCAACGTCTTGCGGACGGGAGGCGACGCTCAAAAGAAGGCGTTCAAACGGGGCGGGAATCCTTTGCCGGTTGCGGGCTCGCAGCGCCTCGCGCAGCGCGAGTTCGCGAAGTGCGAGCAAGTTGTCCGTGCGAAAAAATCGCGATAGCGCCGTCTCGACGCGTTCCTGCGGGTAGATTTTGCCCGCGCGCAGCCTGTCACGCAGCGTCTCTGGCGTGACGTCGACCAAAATCAATTCGTCGGCCAGCGCCAAAATGCCATCTGGAAGCGTCTCACGAACGATCGTACCGGTGAGACGAGCGACGGCATCGCCCAGCGCTTCGAGATGCTGCACGTTCAACGTAGTGATTACGTCGATCCCGGCGCGCAGCAGGGCGAGCACGTCTCCGTAGCGTTTCTCGGCAGCCGATCCTGGGGCGTTCGTGTGCGCGAGTTCGTCGACGAGAACGATCGTCGGCTTACGCCGAAGAAGTGCTTTGCGATCGAATTCTTCGTACGTTATGCCGCCCGAGGTGATGGACTTGCGAGGCAAGACTTCTAAGCCTTCAAGTAACTCCGCCGTCTCTTTTCGGCCGTGCGTTTCGATGAAGCCGGCCACGATGTCTATTCCTTCAGCTTTCAATTGCTGACCGCGATCGAGCATGGCATAGGTTTTTCCGCAGCCGGCCGCGGCGCCGAAATAGACGGTAAGTTTGCCGTACCCGATGCGCATGCGATCTCCGACGGTGAAGGCGTACGGGTGAGGCACCAGCGCGGCATCGCGGATAAACGTTTGCCCGGCGGCAACGATGAAGAGATCGCGATCGAATCTGCGACTCACAAGTTTGGTTGCAAGTGCCCCTGCCGGGATGGCTATAAGCGAAGCACGGACCTCGGAAATATCTCCTTTGCTCAAATCTATTGGCTGTCGTAGAATCTCGGCATTCAACTCACGCGCGATTCGCGATAGCGATTCGAGATCGACCTCTGGCGGCGCCGCGACTTCTAAAGCGAGATCCAGCGCGGATGCGACGGCGAAGGTGCGCCGCAGAAACGGCGCGGGATTCACGCCGGCGAGCAGCACCGCTGCCGCGGTAGAGACCTGTTCGGCGCGCACGTGCGGAATCGTCAGATCGTCGATGGTTCGCAACAGTAATTGGCGCAATAGCTCGAGCGTTGCTTCTTTAAAAGCGCCTTCGAGTGCCCGATCGACGTCCTGGCTTTGAACGATCTTGCCGGTGCGAAGGCGGGTACGAAGCAGCCGGGGTGATGCATCCAGGGCGATCACTTCATCGGACGCTTGCAGAAACGAAAGCGGAATGATCTCACGCACCGGATGCCCCGTGAGCGATTCCGCGGCGACGGCGACC from the Candidatus Baltobacteraceae bacterium genome contains:
- the kdpF gene encoding K(+)-transporting ATPase subunit F; translation: MQFDDVLGLVLALAALAYLIYAMLRPEKF
- the kdpA gene encoding potassium-transporting ATPase subunit KdpA: MTVVGWMQAIVLFLVVLVLTKPLGLYMAKVFMGEQTWLSPAFVPVERLLYRLGGVKEDEEMAWTGYVFAVLAFSAVSLAYLYILLRTQQWLPLNPNHFGSVAPDLAWNTAVSFMTNTNWQFYSGESTMSFLSQMAGLTWHNFVSAAVGIALAIAVVRGIARTGVKTLGNFWVDLTRACLYVLLPISIVGTLTLVSQGVPQNFHANVAIKTVEGVTQSITGGPMASQEAIKELGTNGGGFVNANSSSPNENPTPFANLLEMFLILILGASLTYTYGRMVKDTRQGWAIFAAMAVLFFAGFWVCYSAESAGNPLIHQLGVVGGNWEGKEARFGPAASALFAVVTTATSCGATNAVHDSLTALGGFVPLLNMQLGEIIFGGVGSGLYSMIVFVVLTVFIAGLMVGRTPELLGKKIERREIQFAIIAVLVTPILVLIPTALASVIHAGTATLSNGGPHGFSEILYAFTSTNANNGSAFAGLGPNRFYNITTGLNMIFGRFVEVIPILALAGALAGKKAVTEGAGTFTTYSPIFVVLLIGTIVIVGALTFLPADALGPIVEHLLVLQGKTF
- the kdpB gene encoding potassium-transporting ATPase subunit KdpB, with protein sequence MIAQRRLDRRPKERSLFDRAIIVRAIAESFKKLDPRWMARNPVMFVVEVSALVTTGFFFRSIATHGPTAGFEFAISAWLWFTALFANFAEAVAEGRGKAQAESLRRTKTDTMANHLIDGGRIVQVAADQLRKGDTIRIETGEIIAADGDVIQGAATVDESAITGESAPVIRESGGDRSAVIGGTRVLSDWIVVRVTANPGESFLDHMIGLVEGAQRQKTPNEIALSILLFGLTIIFLIAVATLLPFSIYAGARQTVTVLIALLVCLVPTTIGGLLSAIGIAGMDRVMQRNVLAMSGRAVEAAGDVDTLLLDKTGTITFGNRQAVAIIPAEGIDVKDAARIAYWSSLADETPEGRSIVTLASQGMSAEGAARMPEGAAFVPFSAYTRMSGLDLADGSKIRKGAPDSVSAWIRERGGEAQPQLSADVERIASSGGTPLLLARNNMLLGVIHLKDILKPNMRGRFDRLRAMGIRTVMITGDNPLTAAAIANEAGVDDFLAQATPETKMQLIAREQGSGRMVAMTGDGTNDAPALALADVGVAMNSGTQAAKEAANMVDLDSDPTKLIEIVEIGKQLLMTRGALTTFSIANDVAKYFAILPAMFVAAYPAMSALNVMRLSTPQSAIVSAVIFNALIIVALIPLALRGVKYVPQGANAALRRNVLIYGLGGLIVPFIGIKAIDMILAVLHLT
- the kdpC gene encoding potassium-transporting ATPase subunit KdpC, translating into MIRYLATALRITILSIVIFGLIYPFVMTGLAQLIFPKQANGSLVERKGKIVASDLVGALWTRPQYFQGRPSSAGKNGYDPTSTGGTNLGPSSKKLIDSTKATIGALEKANPDAAGPPPMDLVTSSGSGIDPDISPASAYWEAPRVAAARKLPLIRINALISAHVHERELGFLGEPHVNVTELNLALDGGK
- a CDS encoding HAMP domain-containing sensor histidine kinase, with protein sequence MSASRITGVCYLLLVGSFAADMMTPQLLVIALAMNGPIALSSIALSPRLTIQLTGFAEIANALAGYFNGAAAHYQWDSIAVADRALLAASFFLVGYMTILTQRYAAEAGRAGLRKAQVRDEKALRRAIDRVRTSLSSGLVRRAVVLEARTLFEPGQVFLSSRNSVLSEPRLFRLEKASAEVVESRDSVPPEAASLIQRLRGGESQLLVNAGDAAGRYLLARFDAESLMCARLIAQPETLLFVLGESDKKYGGEQFRLFTAFAEQAAAALQQSSLFETLGRQNDEIVQQRNLLAERNEIIRDIVYAIAHDLRTPLVAAGTTMRQALRGAYGQLPPEYNKIIEATIASNEELRNLAESLLLVARYELGEVSPFEEQIDMVDLGEDVIRELASLAFEKRIELTFSESARKSSLVLGDASELRRALINLIANALAATPERGHVWVEVVNDKRRCCAVTIRDDGYGVAPERQATLFERFAGTEAGRGTGLGLYIVRRIAERHGGSVRYAPAADRGSTFTIELPLSKTP
- a CDS encoding response regulator transcription factor; the encoded protein is MSIHTIVVEDHALTRAGIRTALQSDTCIEIDGEAVDGPSGWELVQQCRPDVAIVDIGIPGFDGIELTHRIRKALPATHVIIVTMLDVAEQVVAALAAGADAYCLKSSDPQRIVSAVRIAHEGGAYFDPQIAHVVLSRFSPTRQTGDSPLTARELDILKLAANGLGNAQIAERLNISLGTVKGHIRDVLEKLSAADRTQAAVVALRRGYI